The following are from one region of the Sphingomonas sp. J315 genome:
- a CDS encoding extracellular solute-binding protein translates to MARPPEGGDRDQICAVGAGVCEVALTNSYYYVRMATGEDAADRAITQKVKLGFPSLDGKGAHINISGGGVAANAPNKANALKLLEFFASADSQAHISKNNNEYPASPDVPAPPPVDAYATFTANPMSVAAFAARQPEAQSMMSAAGWR, encoded by the coding sequence ATGGCCCGCCCTCCGGAGGGTGGCGACCGCGACCAGATTTGCGCGGTCGGCGCTGGCGTATGTGAAGTCGCGCTGACCAACAGCTATTATTATGTGCGGATGGCCACCGGTGAAGACGCAGCGGATCGCGCCATCACGCAGAAGGTGAAGCTCGGATTCCCCAGCCTCGACGGCAAGGGCGCGCATATCAACATCTCCGGTGGCGGCGTCGCGGCCAACGCCCCGAACAAGGCGAATGCACTCAAGCTGCTCGAATTCTTCGCCTCTGCCGACAGCCAGGCGCATATCTCGAAGAACAATAACGAGTACCCCGCGTCGCCCGATGTGCCCGCACCGCCGCCGGTGGATGCCTATGCGACCTTCACCGCCAACCCGATGAGCGTCGCCGCCTTCGCTGCGCGCCAGCCCGAGGCCCAATCGATGATGAGCGCGGCGGGTTGGCGCTGA
- a CDS encoding iron ABC transporter permease: MALTALRQGVLPRISIPAALAGAAGIAVALPLIGVVFAALGSETADIAGRDVVRYAATSAWLALLVGIATAVTGTVAAWLVVMHRFPGRDLFAWALALPLAVPAFALAYGYADLLDVAGPLRSWMRADLGFDLPFGIRTSGGAAFVLSCAFYPYVYLAMRAAFVNQSVNILEAARMLGCSGSQALWRVALPMARPALAAGVALAVMETLADYGAVQFLSVQTLTTGVVRAWSVYGSTVSAARFALPLLAAAALLLWIERQGRRGSTHESGRGRWRDMPVRPLAGPSAWAATGYCAVLLLAGLVLPVGWLAWNVAGVTPDWPRLTRAAGHSLSLGIAGAIVTVTLATMLALGTRRLPLAGRLASLGYATPGAVMAIGLLAPAGVIWGLVPGSGMAVGIVLLVYAYAARLMAAALEPIDAGLTRVTPSMIQAARTLGRSESGAAFAVELPVARGAMLTAALIVFIDVLKELPATLILRPFDFDTLAVIASNYALDERLGQAGLPSILIVALSLPAVAWLTRRIARARPGT, encoded by the coding sequence TTGGCGCTGACGGCGCTGCGCCAAGGCGTTCTTCCACGCATCTCGATCCCGGCCGCCCTTGCAGGGGCGGCCGGAATTGCCGTTGCGTTGCCGCTGATCGGTGTGGTGTTCGCAGCGCTGGGCAGCGAGACCGCGGACATCGCCGGGCGCGACGTCGTGCGCTATGCCGCCACCTCCGCCTGGCTGGCGCTGCTCGTCGGCATCGCCACTGCGGTCACCGGCACGGTCGCGGCCTGGCTGGTGGTGATGCACCGTTTCCCCGGGCGCGACCTGTTCGCCTGGGCGCTCGCGCTGCCGCTCGCCGTCCCCGCCTTTGCGCTGGCCTATGGCTATGCCGATCTGCTCGATGTCGCAGGGCCGTTGCGCAGCTGGATGCGCGCCGACCTTGGCTTTGACCTGCCATTCGGGATCCGCACCAGCGGCGGGGCGGCATTCGTGCTGTCCTGCGCATTCTATCCTTATGTCTACCTCGCGATGCGCGCCGCGTTCGTGAACCAGTCGGTCAACATCCTCGAAGCCGCGCGGATGCTCGGCTGCAGCGGATCGCAGGCGCTGTGGCGGGTGGCGCTCCCGATGGCACGACCGGCGCTCGCCGCAGGCGTCGCGCTCGCAGTCATGGAGACGCTCGCCGATTATGGCGCGGTCCAGTTTCTGAGCGTCCAGACCCTTACCACCGGCGTCGTGCGCGCCTGGTCGGTCTATGGATCGACGGTCAGCGCCGCACGCTTCGCGCTCCCGCTGCTGGCAGCCGCAGCGCTGTTGCTGTGGATCGAACGGCAGGGTCGCCGGGGCAGCACGCATGAATCGGGCCGCGGGCGCTGGCGCGACATGCCGGTCCGACCGCTCGCCGGACCTTCGGCCTGGGCGGCAACCGGATATTGCGCGGTGCTGCTGCTCGCGGGCCTGGTGCTTCCGGTCGGCTGGCTCGCATGGAATGTCGCCGGGGTCACCCCGGACTGGCCGCGCCTGACCCGCGCGGCGGGACACAGCCTGTCGCTCGGCATCGCCGGTGCGATCGTCACCGTGACTCTCGCAACCATGCTCGCGCTCGGAACCCGACGGCTGCCGCTTGCCGGACGGCTGGCAAGCCTTGGCTATGCTACGCCCGGCGCGGTGATGGCGATCGGGCTGCTCGCGCCGGCCGGGGTCATCTGGGGGCTGGTGCCGGGATCGGGCATGGCGGTGGGCATCGTCCTGCTCGTCTATGCCTATGCCGCGCGACTGATGGCGGCCGCGCTTGAGCCGATCGACGCGGGCCTGACGCGGGTCACCCCGTCGATGATCCAGGCGGCCCGGACGCTCGGGCGCAGCGAGAGCGGCGCCGCCTTCGCCGTCGAGCTTCCGGTGGCGCGCGGCGCAATGCTGACCGCCGCACTGATCGTGTTCATCGACGTGCTCAAGGAACTGCCCGCAACGCTGATCCTGCGCCCGTTCGACTTCGACACGCTGGCGGTGATCGCCAGCAACTATGCGCTCGACGAGCGGCTGGGCCAGGCCGGGCTGCCCTCGATCCTGATCGTCGCGCTGTCGCTGCCTGCGGTCGCATGGCTCACGCGCCGGATTGCGCGGGCGCGGCCCGGCACCTAG
- a CDS encoding helix-turn-helix domain-containing protein — MKDACKRLSCGKTKAYQLINSGVLDRVKLGRATRITLASIHRAAGL, encoded by the coding sequence ATGAAGGATGCCTGCAAGCGTTTAAGCTGTGGAAAGACAAAGGCATATCAGCTGATCAACTCGGGGGTGCTGGATCGCGTTAAGCTCGGGCGTGCAACGCGTATCACGCTGGCTAGCATCCATCGAGCGGCAGGACTTTAG
- a CDS encoding TOBE domain-containing protein — protein sequence MVRPDALALREKSPIRAEVIDTRFSGDATDVTVRIAETRFTLSVRGDAPQSGQQVGIAVDPKRARIFR from the coding sequence ATGGTGCGCCCCGACGCCCTTGCCCTGCGCGAGAAGTCCCCCATTCGCGCCGAGGTGATCGACACCCGGTTTTCCGGGGACGCAACCGATGTGACGGTACGGATCGCCGAGACCCGCTTCACGCTCTCGGTACGGGGCGACGCCCCGCAATCCGGGCAGCAGGTTGGGATTGCGGTCGATCCGAAGCGGGCGCGCATCTTTCGCTGA
- a CDS encoding TonB-dependent receptor, whose protein sequence is MIRNTLIGALVSGASLAGTPASAQGSDPVENEVVVTGKYLADRLSTPQHTQPLVDTPQTITVVEDDLMAEQGRRTLRDAMRNITGISFQAGEGNPPGGSDAFNVRGFSARDDVFVDGIRDPGNYFRDPFYAERIEVTKGPASAFAGRGNVGGTVNIVTRQPVLAGRISGELGVGTDNFFRGTFDVNQVVDEAAGIAVRLTAMGHSADEPGRDHVFNRRWAVAPSIGFGLDGDTSFIVNYLHLEQNDRPDAGLPNGRNPSLAGSGFEGRVAPVHRTNFYGYSTDYRTVATDSVTGRFEHRFSDSVTIRNTTRFARVHNDQLISSPRFVGSVTTLGPATQAVGNRKPRDQVDRLFINQTSLTAKFATGGIDHTLVIGGELVDESNENRRRLDANGPVTNLFDPVLQAAAPIAYNGTRARTDVTTQSLYIFDTIELGEQWNIVAGVRHDWVKTRARGIDDSGTAPGFVVDFTRSDSEWSGNAALVFKPSSNSSIYVAYGTAFEPGSGAEVVQLAGGNNNAPVTAANFFVDPETSRAWEAGAKIDLMQDTLQLSGAVFQITRDNARTPGINPGDPAVVLDGEQRVSGFELQAVGRVTSKWNLFAGYSYLDGKVTRSNRPFEVGQRLDGTPEHSASIWTSYALATGFVIGGGAQHVSSRTSNIRPTATSDFVIVTPSYTVFDAFAEYDITDRIGLRANVYNIGDESYFYSFASGQSIPAAGRSATLTLTFKY, encoded by the coding sequence GTGATTCGCAATACGCTGATCGGCGCGCTGGTTTCCGGCGCGTCACTTGCAGGGACCCCGGCCTCTGCGCAGGGGTCGGACCCTGTCGAGAATGAGGTCGTGGTAACGGGGAAGTATCTGGCCGACCGCCTGTCGACACCGCAGCATACCCAGCCCCTGGTCGATACGCCGCAAACCATCACCGTCGTTGAGGACGACCTCATGGCCGAGCAGGGCCGCCGCACCTTGCGCGATGCGATGCGCAACATCACCGGCATCAGCTTTCAGGCCGGCGAGGGTAATCCGCCAGGCGGATCGGACGCCTTCAATGTGCGCGGCTTTTCCGCGCGGGACGATGTGTTCGTTGACGGGATTCGCGATCCCGGCAACTATTTCCGCGATCCGTTCTATGCCGAGCGGATCGAAGTCACCAAGGGCCCGGCTTCGGCATTTGCCGGCCGCGGCAATGTCGGCGGGACCGTCAACATCGTGACCCGCCAACCCGTGTTAGCAGGTCGGATTTCCGGCGAACTGGGTGTCGGCACCGACAACTTCTTCCGTGGTACGTTCGACGTGAACCAGGTGGTCGACGAAGCGGCCGGCATTGCCGTTCGCCTGACCGCGATGGGACACAGTGCGGATGAGCCGGGCCGCGATCATGTGTTCAACCGCCGCTGGGCGGTAGCGCCTTCGATCGGCTTCGGCCTTGACGGCGACACCAGCTTCATCGTCAATTATCTACATCTGGAGCAGAACGACCGTCCCGATGCCGGCTTGCCCAATGGTCGCAATCCCAGTCTGGCGGGATCCGGCTTCGAAGGTCGCGTAGCGCCCGTCCACCGCACCAACTTCTATGGCTATTCGACCGATTATCGCACGGTGGCCACGGACAGCGTCACCGGGCGGTTCGAACATCGTTTCAGCGACAGCGTGACCATCCGCAATACGACCCGCTTCGCTAGGGTCCATAACGACCAGCTGATCTCATCGCCTCGCTTTGTCGGCAGTGTCACGACGCTGGGACCTGCCACCCAGGCCGTCGGCAATCGCAAGCCGCGCGATCAGGTCGACCGGCTGTTCATCAACCAGACCAGCCTGACGGCGAAGTTCGCGACCGGCGGAATCGACCATACGCTGGTGATCGGCGGCGAACTGGTCGACGAATCGAACGAGAACCGGCGGCGGCTCGATGCCAATGGCCCTGTGACGAACCTGTTCGACCCGGTGCTCCAGGCGGCAGCGCCGATCGCGTACAACGGCACACGTGCACGGACCGATGTGACCACACAGTCGCTCTACATATTCGACACGATCGAACTCGGCGAACAATGGAACATCGTTGCCGGAGTGCGGCATGACTGGGTCAAGACCCGCGCGCGGGGCATCGATGATTCCGGCACCGCGCCGGGATTTGTGGTCGATTTCACCCGCAGCGACAGCGAATGGAGCGGCAATGCCGCGCTGGTGTTCAAGCCGAGCAGCAATTCGAGCATCTATGTCGCCTATGGCACCGCGTTCGAACCGGGCAGCGGGGCGGAGGTCGTTCAGCTGGCGGGCGGTAACAACAATGCTCCCGTCACCGCAGCCAACTTCTTCGTCGATCCGGAAACGAGCCGGGCGTGGGAAGCAGGTGCCAAGATCGACCTGATGCAGGACACTCTGCAGCTTTCGGGTGCGGTGTTCCAGATAACCCGCGACAATGCGCGGACCCCGGGCATCAACCCGGGCGATCCAGCGGTCGTGCTGGATGGCGAGCAGCGCGTCAGTGGATTTGAACTCCAGGCCGTCGGTCGCGTCACGTCGAAGTGGAACCTGTTCGCAGGGTACAGCTATCTCGATGGAAAAGTGACCCGATCCAACCGTCCTTTTGAGGTAGGCCAGCGGCTCGACGGAACGCCGGAGCATTCCGCCTCGATCTGGACCAGCTATGCACTGGCGACGGGGTTTGTCATTGGCGGCGGCGCTCAACACGTGTCCAGCCGGACAAGCAACATCCGTCCGACCGCGACATCGGATTTCGTGATCGTCACGCCCTCCTACACGGTCTTCGATGCCTTTGCCGAATATGACATCACCGATCGGATCGGACTGCGCGCAAATGTCTATAATATCGGCGACGAAAGCTATTTCTATTCCTTCGCCAGCGGCCAGTCCATTCCGGCGGCGGGTCGATCGGCAACGCTTACCTTGACGTTCAAATACTGA
- a CDS encoding extracellular solute-binding protein: MSRFLAVAATFTLALTTACSDGAKDSGAAAGEQVVNLYTARHYDSDNALYERFTRETGIKINRIEGRPDELIARMKSEGANSPADLFITADAGALWRAQQAGLFQPVQSETLTARIPDNLREPGGNWYGFMRRARVVAYDAAKVQPEEIDDYAKLADPRFKGKICVRSSDSVYNLSLVGALIEAWGAGTHGPVGQEHRRQHGPPSGGWRPRPDLRGRRWRM, from the coding sequence GTGTCGAGATTTCTTGCCGTCGCCGCAACCTTTACGCTCGCGCTGACCACCGCCTGTTCGGACGGCGCCAAGGACAGCGGCGCAGCCGCGGGTGAACAGGTCGTCAACCTCTACACCGCGCGCCATTATGACAGCGACAATGCATTGTATGAGCGGTTCACGCGCGAAACCGGGATCAAGATCAACCGGATCGAGGGGCGGCCCGACGAACTCATCGCCCGGATGAAGAGCGAGGGTGCAAACAGCCCTGCCGACCTGTTCATCACCGCCGATGCCGGCGCGTTGTGGCGCGCGCAGCAGGCGGGCCTGTTCCAGCCGGTTCAGTCCGAAACGCTGACCGCGCGCATCCCCGACAATCTGCGCGAACCCGGCGGAAACTGGTACGGCTTCATGCGCCGCGCGCGCGTCGTCGCCTATGACGCGGCCAAGGTTCAGCCCGAAGAGATTGACGATTACGCCAAGCTTGCCGACCCGCGTTTCAAGGGCAAGATCTGCGTCCGCTCGTCCGACAGCGTCTATAACCTCTCGCTCGTCGGTGCCCTGATCGAGGCCTGGGGGGCCGGCACGCACGGACCAGTGGGTCAAGAGCATCGTCGCCAACATGGCCCGCCCTCCGGAGGGTGGCGACCGCGACCAGATTTGCGCGGTCGGCGCTGGCGTATGTGA
- a CDS encoding Fe2+-dependent dioxygenase, producing the protein MMIELENLLNADAVRRIRLILEHAPWADGKATAGYQSALAKSNAQLPEDCAETREAGAIILAALEQSLVFRSVALPRSIFPPMFNRYGIGQGFGSHVDNAWRPSSSGATIRTDLSATLFLSDPDEYDGGELVIEDGHDGKRVKLPAGHLFLYPATTLHSVSPVMRGTRVASFFWVESLVADAGRRDILFDMDIAIQSLRARVGDADAALIALTGCYHNLVRSWSAGSG; encoded by the coding sequence ATGATGATCGAGCTCGAAAACCTACTGAACGCGGATGCGGTTCGCCGCATCCGCCTCATTCTTGAACACGCGCCATGGGCGGACGGCAAGGCTACGGCCGGGTATCAGTCGGCGCTCGCCAAGAGCAACGCGCAGCTTCCCGAAGACTGCGCCGAAACCCGTGAAGCGGGTGCCATCATCCTGGCGGCGCTGGAACAGAGTCTCGTATTTCGGTCGGTCGCGCTGCCGCGTTCCATCTTTCCACCGATGTTCAATCGCTACGGCATCGGCCAAGGCTTCGGCTCGCACGTCGATAATGCCTGGCGTCCCAGCAGCAGCGGGGCGACGATCAGGACCGATTTGTCCGCTACCCTCTTCCTGTCCGACCCGGACGAATATGATGGCGGCGAACTGGTGATCGAGGACGGACATGATGGCAAACGGGTGAAGCTCCCGGCCGGGCACCTGTTTCTATATCCGGCGACTACGCTCCACAGCGTGTCGCCCGTCATGCGCGGGACACGGGTGGCATCGTTTTTCTGGGTCGAGAGCTTGGTCGCTGATGCGGGGCGTCGTGACATCCTGTTCGACATGGACATCGCCATTCAATCGCTGAGAGCGCGTGTCGGCGACGCGGACGCCGCACTGATCGCGCTGACTGGATGCTATCACAATCTGGTCAGGTCATGGTCGGCAGGATCGGGTTAA
- a CDS encoding DUF3768 domain-containing protein, which translates to MDGHDGMTRAQRIAALNDRLRTTGQGGRMFVTQAVAALPSHVSDQLLTRLRSFAEFTPHNDPHGEQDFGIITIEGTDFAWKIDYYDVNLEYGSPDPADETITCRVLTLMTAEDL; encoded by the coding sequence ATGGATGGCCACGATGGGATGACCCGCGCCCAGCGCATAGCGGCGCTGAATGACCGGCTACGAACGACAGGGCAGGGGGGCCGCATGTTCGTGACGCAAGCGGTCGCTGCCTTGCCGTCGCATGTCAGTGATCAACTGCTAACCCGGTTGCGCAGCTTCGCCGAATTTACGCCGCACAATGATCCGCATGGCGAGCAGGACTTTGGCATTATCACGATCGAGGGCACCGATTTCGCGTGGAAGATAGATTATTACGATGTGAACCTGGAATACGGCTCGCCGGACCCAGCCGACGAGACCATCACCTGCAGAGTACTCACGCTGATGACGGCGGAGGATCTCTGA
- a CDS encoding site-specific integrase, with protein MVIALLSLKAGLRACEIAGLDWSMVCDTSGHVADSLEIDRSIAKKGSGRRIPMHPELRAALIRLHTELNGPRSGPVCLSERGHAMTAKVVVNWFSQHYRALGLAGCSSHSGRRTMITMAARALAQVGGSLRDVQELAGHRNLATTEGYIEGDREAQRRLIELV; from the coding sequence ATGGTAATCGCGTTGCTCAGCCTCAAAGCCGGACTTCGTGCGTGCGAAATAGCCGGACTTGATTGGTCGATGGTTTGCGACACGAGCGGTCACGTCGCCGACAGTCTTGAGATCGACCGATCGATCGCAAAGAAGGGCAGCGGTCGTCGCATTCCGATGCACCCTGAACTTCGTGCCGCGCTCATTCGCCTGCACACTGAATTGAATGGCCCACGATCAGGGCCCGTGTGTCTGTCGGAACGGGGGCACGCAATGACTGCGAAAGTCGTGGTGAATTGGTTTTCCCAGCACTATCGGGCGCTGGGTTTAGCGGGGTGCTCCAGCCACAGCGGTCGTCGAACCATGATAACGATGGCCGCGCGAGCGCTCGCACAAGTCGGCGGCAGTCTGCGTGACGTTCAGGAACTTGCTGGGCATCGCAACCTCGCCACGACTGAGGGATACATCGAAGGCGATCGAGAGGCGCAACGTCGCTTGATCGAGCTTGTATAG